A stretch of DNA from Spirosoma endbachense:
AGGATAAACCGATGCTGTTGCTGGTGGAAGACAACGAAGACGTAGCCGCTTACATCACCAGCTGCCTCCAGGCCGATTATCAGATTATCCGGGTCGATAATGGCCAACAGGGTATCGATCAGGCATTGGAAACCATTCCCGACCTGATCGTGAGCGATGTAATGATGCCCCTCAAAGATGGGTTTCAGTTGTGCGATACGTTGAAAAACGACGAACGGACCAGTCACATTCCTATTGTCTTACTCACGGCCCGTGCCGCAGTGACAGACCGGATTGCGGGCCTTCGCCGGGGTGCTGACGCTTACCTGACCAAACCCTTTCAGCGAGAGGAGCTAGACGTGGTGCTCACGAACCTGCTGCAATCCAGGCGGATTCTACAGATTCATTACAGTCAACAGCTCCTGCAAACGACGCGGGCCGATCAACCTGTAGACACAGAAACGGATTCGCTGGAGGATCAGTTTTTACATAAACTACGTGTGATGCTGGAACCACAGCTGGAAAACTCCCAGTTGTCGATTGATGAACTTTGCCAGCAGATCGGTTTGAGTCGCTCCACGCTCCATCGGAAGCTGGTTGGCCTGACGGGTATGTCGATTATCCCTTATATCCGGGTGATTCGATTAGGGAAGGCCAAAGAATTACTGATCTCCTCCGATCTGAATATTTCCGAAGTGGCTTATGCGGTAGGTTTCGAAGACCCGAAGTATTTCAGCCGTCAATTTTCGGAAGAATTTGGCCTCTCTCCGGCCAAATTTCGACTTGTGAAATAATCCTCCACCTATTTGACCTAATTATCCACCTTAGTTGGCAGGTCCGATCGTAGACTTGCAGTGCCGGTTTTATGACCACTTTTCCCCGGCAGCTCACAGCTATGAAAACGATCTTTACCTTCCCTTTGCCACCCACTCGCGGTTGGTTTGTTGCTTCACGGCCGTACTCTTCCTGACGTCTGGTGAAGCAACTACTGGAGACTAATCCCCTCTATTTTTAACTAATTCCTAAACAAAACGTACTATGGAAAAAATAGCACCTTCAGTTTATGAGCAGATAGACAATGAAGTTTACAAAGCGCAGGGCGACACCTGGTGGAAGCCAGATGCCGTATTGCATCTGCTGAAAACATCGATAAATCCCTGGCGGGTGGGTTATGCCATTAACGTGTTAAAGAGTCTCAACTTTGACCCTACCGGCAAAACCGCGCTTGAAGTGGGAAGCGGAGGTGGAATCCTGACAGAGGAAATCTGTAAAATGGGATTTACTACGACCGGCATCGACCCGGCTGCTACGTCGGTTCAAACCGCAGCGAACCACGCCAGAGCCACCGGGCTTTCCATCACGTATGATCACGGGTCGGGCGAACAGCTTCCTTACGCAGACCAGTCGTTTGACTGCGTATTTTGCTGTGATGTACTGGAACACGTCCGCGATTTGCCGAAGGTCTTTTCTGAGATTTCAAGAGTCCTTAAACCCGGTGGGCTTTTTATCTACGACACCCTGAACCGAACGTTCATCAGCAATCTGGTGGCCATTAAAATATGGCAAGAATGGAAACGGTGGGCCTTTATGCCGCCCAACACGCATGTCTGGAAAATGTTTATCAAACCGAAAGAAATCAAGACGCTTTTAGCAGCAAACGGTTTTGAGTGGAAAAACCATACCGGATCGCAACCCAATGTTTCCATTCCCACGATGCTGACCTACCTCCGAAAGCGGGTTAAAGGCGAATGGACGATTGCCGACCTTGGAAAGAATTTTCGCTTAGTGGAGAGTACTGATATGAATATATTATATGGAGGATACGCCATTAAGAAGTAACACAAAGGGGTAACAAGCACGTAACGTTTGTTACTTCGATTTCCATCATGCTCAATGAGTCAATTTCCCTTCCTCTTTTTCCTCTTTACTGAAGTACCCTTCTACCCATAAATCTTGAGACTCCTGTTATCTATCCTGATTTACAGACCGGTCGTTCCTGTCTACACCCTTCGTCTAATTTAATAGAACGCTGATTTTTATGATCCCTATGATTTGCACTGATTTCACCTTAGACTATCAAATGCAACACATTAAAAGTCAGCAAATTATCTCGACTTTAATCATAAACAATTTTAATGGTCTTAAAAATCAGCGTTCTATTGTCAATTCAAAAATTTTCCTAAAAATCCAATCCTGGACATCATGAACACAACACTCGAACAAATTCAGATTTCTCCGGCTCGTATCATGGAAACCGCAACGGCTTTCTTTGCGTCGAAAACGTTCCTGAGCGCCGTTAAACTTGGTGTTTTTACCACACTTTCCGGCAATCAATCCTTATCCGGTAAAGCGATTCAAAAAGCTTTAAACTTACACGATCGGGCTGTTTACGATTTCCTGGATGCGCTGGTAGCCCTTGGTTTTTTAAACCGCGATGGGTTGCTGGAAACAGCCACTTATTCCAATACACCGGAAACAGAGGTATTTCTCGACAAAAACAAGCCTTCCTACATTGGGGGATTTGTGGAAATGGCCAATGACCGCCTGTACCCCTTTTGGGCCGATCTGGATGAAGCGTTGCTGACGGGCAAACCCCAGAATGAGATCAAGCACACAGGCCGGTCAATGTTTGAAGAGTTGTATGCGAAACCGGAACGCCTGAAACAGTTTATCAATGCGATGTCTGGTATTTCTACCGGTAACTTCATGGCCCTGGCCCAAAAATTTGATTTTTCACGGTATTCGAGTCTCTGTGATATAGGTGGAGCGGCTGGTGTCCTCTCCGTTGAGGTGGCCAGGCAGCACCCAAACATAGCCTGCACGACAACCGATCTGCCATCAGTTGAGTCCATTGCCAGGGACTATATAGCCGCGCAGGGCATGTCGGAACAGGTGAAGACCGCAAACATTGATTTCTTTAAAGACGAGTTTCCCAAAGCGGATGTCATTACCATGGGCATGATCCTACATGACTGGGACCTTCCTAATAAAATGATGCTGATCCAGAAAGCCTATGATGCTTTACCGGAAGGTGGTGCATTGATCGTGGTGGAAGCCCTGATCGATGATGACCGTCGGAAAAACGCGTTTGGCCTCCTGATGTCCCTCAATATGCTGATCGAGTTCGGCGTTGCTTTTGATTTCACCGGCGCTGATTTTGAACGGTGGACGAAGGAGGTCGGATTCCGCAGCGTTGACGTAATTCCGTTGGCAGGGCCCTCCAGTGCTGCTATTGCTTACAAGTAATAGCTCAATTCATTTTTGGATTGGACCAAGCTGGCGCTGGAAACAAGTACAGATCTGATTCTGAGTGTTGTGATGATGTCTCTTAAAGATGGTTTTCAGGTATGCGATACGTTGAAAAACGATTCGCATACCAGTCCATTTCCGAAGTGGCTTATGTAGTAGATTTTGAGGACCCTAAATACTTCAGCCAGGTATTTTTCGAAGAATTTGGCCGGAGACAAGGCAAATTTCGGCTATTAGGATAATCCTCTACCTATTTGACCTGATTCTCCACCTCTCATCTGCGGGCCTTCCCGTAGACTTGTGAGGCTGTTTGTAGCCTTAAAAATAGGATCGCGGTGGCCCCTGTTTTCGCTAGCCCCAGCAACGGCAAGCACGTTTTTACAACTCCTTTTTTAACCGACTACGACCATGCAGACCCATCAGGACCGAATTCTAGACTTTGCTGCCGCCGGTATGTGGTGGGAAATTACCCAATCGACGAAAGATACCCACGGCGCTTTTTTTGAAGCCATCAATGTGCTGGCGCCAGGGTTTGACGCCCCCCCGCTGCACGTACATCCGGAAGCCGAGGAGAGCTATCATGTGCTGGAAGGTACGCTGGATGTGAACCTGAATGGCGAATGGCGACAGCTTGGCCCCGGTGAGTCGGCGATTGTTCCGGCCGGGATGACCCACACCCTGAAAAATGCGCATCCCGTGGAGGTTCGTCTATTAAACGTGCATAAGCCCGCTCTGGGCTTTGAGCGTTTCTTCCGACGGATGCATGCCTTGATTGCCAGCGGTAAACTGACGCTGCCGCCGAAGAATTTTGGATCACTGATGCGCCTATCGATGCTGTTTGTCGAGCACGAAAAGGAAATTAAATCGGCTAGTCCTCCTCATGGCGTGATGCGTTTTTTTGCGTTCCTCGGTAGTCTGCTGGGCTATAAACTGCCGGGTTAAACTAATCTGGTCCTAATCCGGTTGGCGGGCGTGTTTGCTGCTCAGAGCCGGAAGCCATTGATGGGTAAGGCCCATTGTTGCTGCCATAGCAACCGGCCAGCCACACTTTCTGAACTCAACCTTATGAATGGGTCTGTTTTTCTCAACCATTTACTTAATAACTATGACTCACTTTTCTACTTTCCGGTTGCCTCTCCGGGCGTTCACTCTCTTCATTTCCTGGTTATTGGTGGTGCTGTTGACGACGACGGTCTCGGCCCAGAACCCCACCATCAGTGGCTTTGCCGCTACATTGAGTACGGCGTGTGCGGGTAGCCCGGTGACCTTCACCGCCACGGTGGGCAATGTGACAGGCGGCTATGCCTATACGCTCACCAATGGCAGCAGCCCCCTAACGGGCAGCAGTAGCAGTACCAGCTTTAGCCAAAGTCTGGTGGTGAGCGGGTCTGGCAGTCAGAGCTTCAGTCTGGTGGTGAACACGGCTGGTGGCTCGGCGGTGGCCACTACAACCCTGACGGTGGGTAGCCATCCTGACTACCAGCCCCTGGTAGACCTTTACAACAACAACAATGGGTCAAACTGGACCAACAAGACGAGGTGGCTGACGAGTTGTGATCCCTGTACGGGCAATGGAGGGTTCCCCTGGTATGGGGTGGGTTGTTTAGCTGGGCGGGTAAACAGACTCGATCTTCAAAACAATGGCTTAAGTGGGAGTATCCCGGCTAGTTTGAGTGCGTTGACCAATCTGCAGGAGCTTAATCTGAGCGCTAATCAGTTAAGTGGCAATATCCCAACGAGCTTGAGTGCATTGACCAATCTGCAACGGCTTACTCTAAGCGTTAACCAGTTAAGTGGCAGTATCCCGGCTAGCTTGAGTGTATTGACCAATCTGCAATCCCTTGGTTTGAGCAATAATCAGTTAAGTGGGAGTATCCCCGCTAGTTTGAGTGCATTGACCAATCTGCAAGAGCTTACTCTGAACAATAACCAGTTAAGTGGCAGTATTCCAGCTACGATTGGCAGTCTGACGAAGCTGCAATACCTTGACTTGACCACTAATCAGTTGAGTAGTATCCCAGAGAGTATGGGTAGTCTGATCAACCTGCAAGAGCTTAAGCTGAACGATAACCGGTTAAGTGGCAGTATCCCAGAGAGTATGGGTAGTCTGGCCAATCTACAATCTCTTTCTCTGTACAATAACCAGTTAAGTGGGGGTATCCCGGCTAGTCTGGGGAGTCTGACCAACCTGAGCTACCTTGCTCTGTTTAATAACCAGTTGAGTGGGAGTATCCCAGAGAGTATGGGTAGTCTGACCAACCTTACAGTGCTTTCTCTAAACAATAACCAGTTAAGTGGGAGTATCCCAGGGAGTCTGGCTAGTCTGACCAATCTGCAATCCCTTGGTCTGAGCACGAACCAGTTGAGTGGGTGCTGGCCAGCTAGTCTAACGGCACTATGCGGCCGTGCATTCAATAGTTTCTTCAGTAATGCGGGTTTGCCCGGAGGAGGTAGCAATTCAGCCTTTGCGGCCTTCTGTGGCACTGGACAGGGCAGCGAGGCCTTTGTGCCCACCGCCAGTGCCAGTGCCCCCACCGTGAATGTGGGCGGGGTGGTCAGTCTGAGTACCGCCGGCGGCTCCAGCTACAGCTGGATAGCGCCCGCTGGGGCTCAGCTCTGGAGTCCGGCGACGACGAATGTGGTCTCGGCCACGCTCACCCAGGCCGGCCTACAGACCTTCACCGTAGTAGTCAGCAATGGGACAACCTGTAGTCAGACCGCCACCGTTTCGGTGACGGGTACGGGCTCGGCTTTACCCACCCTTAGTGGCTTTGCCGCTACCTTGAGTACGGTCTGTTCGGGTAGCCCGGTGACCTTCACCGCCACGGTGGGCAATGTGACAGGCGGCTATGCCTATACGCTCACCAATGGCAGCAGCCCCCTAACGGGCAGCAGTAGCAGTACCAGCTTTAGCCAAAGTCTGGTGGTGAGCGGGTCTGGCAGTCAGAGCTTCAGTCTGGTGGTGAACACGGCTGGTGGCTCGGCGGTGGCCACTACAACCCTGACGGTGGGTAGCCATCCTGACTACCAGCCCCTGGTCGATTTTTACAACAGCACCAATGGGTCGGGCTGGACCAATAAGACGGGCTGGCTCCAGAGTTGTGACCCTTGTACGGGCAATGGCGGAAACCCCTGGTTTGGGGTGACTTGCTCAGGTGGGCGGGTAAACCAACTCTTACTTTCAAGCAATGGCTTAAGTGGGAGTATCCCGGCTAGTTTGGGGAGTCTGACCAATCTGCAAACGCTTAATCTAGTCACGAACCAGTTAAGTGGCAGTATCCCCGCTAGTGTGGGTAATCTGACCAACCTGCAACTGCTTTATCTGGCCTCGAACCAGTTAAGTGGCAGTATCCCCGCTAGTTTGAGTGCATTGACCAATCTGCAAACGCTTAATCTGAGCGTAAATCAGTTGAGTGGTGATATCCCAGCTAGTCTGGGCAGTATGGCCAATCTGCAACAGCTTGAGCTGTTCAACAACCAGATAACTGGCAGTATCCCCGCTACGCTCGGTAGCCTGACCAACCTGAAATTCCTTCGTCTGAACGATAACCAGTTGAGTGGCAGTATCCCTACTACGCTCGGGAGTCTGACTAACCTAACACTGCTTACTCTGTCCACGAACCAGTTGAGTGGCAGTATCCCATCTACACTGGGGAGCATGATCAACCTGCAACAGCTTTTTCTGAGCGGTAACCAGTTAAGTGGGAGTATCCCGGCTAGTTTGAGTGCACTAACGAACCTAACATCGCTTAATCTGAGCGAAAACCAGTTGAGTGCCAGTATTCCATCAAGCCTGGGGAGTCTGACCAACCTGCAAGTGCTTACTCTGTCCACGAACCAGTTAAGTGGCAGTATTCCATCCACACTGGGAAGTCTAACCAACCTGCAAAATCTTTTTCTGTACGATAACCAGTTGAGTGGCAGTATCCCCGCTACGCTCGGAAATTTGACCAATCTAACAACGCTTTATCTGCACAGCAATCAGTTGAGTGGGTGCTGGCCAGCCTCGCTGTCAGCTTTCTGTGGGGTGTCTTCTAAAAGCTTTGCCAACAACGCGGGCCTGCCCGGAGGAGGTAGCAATTCGGCCTTTGCGGCCTTCTGTGCCACTGGACAGGGCAGCGAGGCCTTTGTGCCCACCGCCAGTGCCAGTACACCCACCGTGAATGTGGGCGGGGTGGTCAGTCTGAGTACCGCCGGCGGCTCCAGCTACAGCTGGATAGCGCCCGCTGGGGCTCAGCTCAGCAGCCCGGCGACAGCGAGTGTGGTCTCGGCCACGCTCACCCAAGCCGGCCTACAGACCTTCACCGTGGTTGTCAGCAATGGGACAACCTGTAGCCAGACGGCCACCGTTTCGATAACCGTCAGCAGTGTCCAGCCCACCCTTGCCGGCCTGGCCCCTACCCCCAGTGTGGTCTGTGTGGGTAGCCCCGTGACTTTCACCGCCACACTGGGTAACGTGACGGGCAGCTATGCCTACACGCTCACTAATGGCAGCAATCCCCTAACGGGCAGCAGTAGCAGTACCAGCTTCAGCCAGAGCCTGGTCGCAG
This window harbors:
- the ubiG gene encoding bifunctional 2-polyprenyl-6-hydroxyphenol methylase/3-demethylubiquinol 3-O-methyltransferase UbiG — its product is MEKIAPSVYEQIDNEVYKAQGDTWWKPDAVLHLLKTSINPWRVGYAINVLKSLNFDPTGKTALEVGSGGGILTEEICKMGFTTTGIDPAATSVQTAANHARATGLSITYDHGSGEQLPYADQSFDCVFCCDVLEHVRDLPKVFSEISRVLKPGGLFIYDTLNRTFISNLVAIKIWQEWKRWAFMPPNTHVWKMFIKPKEIKTLLAANGFEWKNHTGSQPNVSIPTMLTYLRKRVKGEWTIADLGKNFRLVESTDMNILYGGYAIKK
- a CDS encoding leucine-rich repeat domain-containing protein; its protein translation is MTHFSTFRLPLRAFTLFISWLLVVLLTTTVSAQNPTISGFAATLSTACAGSPVTFTATVGNVTGGYAYTLTNGSSPLTGSSSSTSFSQSLVVSGSGSQSFSLVVNTAGGSAVATTTLTVGSHPDYQPLVDLYNNNNGSNWTNKTRWLTSCDPCTGNGGFPWYGVGCLAGRVNRLDLQNNGLSGSIPASLSALTNLQELNLSANQLSGNIPTSLSALTNLQRLTLSVNQLSGSIPASLSVLTNLQSLGLSNNQLSGSIPASLSALTNLQELTLNNNQLSGSIPATIGSLTKLQYLDLTTNQLSSIPESMGSLINLQELKLNDNRLSGSIPESMGSLANLQSLSLYNNQLSGGIPASLGSLTNLSYLALFNNQLSGSIPESMGSLTNLTVLSLNNNQLSGSIPGSLASLTNLQSLGLSTNQLSGCWPASLTALCGRAFNSFFSNAGLPGGGSNSAFAAFCGTGQGSEAFVPTASASAPTVNVGGVVSLSTAGGSSYSWIAPAGAQLWSPATTNVVSATLTQAGLQTFTVVVSNGTTCSQTATVSVTGTGSALPTLSGFAATLSTVCSGSPVTFTATVGNVTGGYAYTLTNGSSPLTGSSSSTSFSQSLVVSGSGSQSFSLVVNTAGGSAVATTTLTVGSHPDYQPLVDFYNSTNGSGWTNKTGWLQSCDPCTGNGGNPWFGVTCSGGRVNQLLLSSNGLSGSIPASLGSLTNLQTLNLVTNQLSGSIPASVGNLTNLQLLYLASNQLSGSIPASLSALTNLQTLNLSVNQLSGDIPASLGSMANLQQLELFNNQITGSIPATLGSLTNLKFLRLNDNQLSGSIPTTLGSLTNLTLLTLSTNQLSGSIPSTLGSMINLQQLFLSGNQLSGSIPASLSALTNLTSLNLSENQLSASIPSSLGSLTNLQVLTLSTNQLSGSIPSTLGSLTNLQNLFLYDNQLSGSIPATLGNLTNLTTLYLHSNQLSGCWPASLSAFCGVSSKSFANNAGLPGGGSNSAFAAFCATGQGSEAFVPTASASTPTVNVGGVVSLSTAGGSSYSWIAPAGAQLSSPATASVVSATLTQAGLQTFTVVVSNGTTCSQTATVSITVSSVQPTLAGLAPTPSVVCVGSPVTFTATLGNVTGSYAYTLTNGSNPLTGSSSSTSFSQSLVAASSGNQSFSLIIRSNDLSASATTSLLVNALPTPSLQASGTLSCATSSVTLTASGGASYSFSGPGLVSQNGETGTAVVNEAGTYSVTVTSTGGCTASTSVSVSADQTAPSVSISPTSATLTCANPSVTLTANGSGPFRWNTGSTESQISVNTPGTYSVTMTSGNSCSAVATTTVEPNSNLKAPTLLASAPSTTNQPISVTASGCAGTINWLPQGGTGLANGEVYTFTQPGNYSLSASCTLGSCTSPQATPLSLQILPGSFAITKVTMVNCTLIDQPRGRYQVQFTPLYVGNNANPISFSVVNEMPTTTAPAPYSLQLYNDNPVITLVANQAGNSEARFAYNWLASCQTGNNPNSPPTTSGIPNQTILAGQAYQLQLTNYFSDPDGQALTFSVTGLPAGLNLNGSLISGTPSSTGVSSVQITALDPGGLSAQTSFQLTVNPMPTSPAGFTIVGVSTVSCAVLSPGLRRVTFTPQYGGTDSSPISFSVVNELVATTNPGPYSLNLYTDNPAITLTAKQGGSLASFVYNWLSVCNPPARVGSGEAPTGLQVTVLGNPIEGNSVELEIRGVVGQAVELNLVDLQGKVLHQQRLEKAGSVERGSVPIGTGKGIILLQVHTATEHQQVKLLRP
- a CDS encoding cupin domain-containing protein is translated as MQTHQDRILDFAAAGMWWEITQSTKDTHGAFFEAINVLAPGFDAPPLHVHPEAEESYHVLEGTLDVNLNGEWRQLGPGESAIVPAGMTHTLKNAHPVEVRLLNVHKPALGFERFFRRMHALIASGKLTLPPKNFGSLMRLSMLFVEHEKEIKSASPPHGVMRFFAFLGSLLGYKLPG
- a CDS encoding methyltransferase; this encodes MNTTLEQIQISPARIMETATAFFASKTFLSAVKLGVFTTLSGNQSLSGKAIQKALNLHDRAVYDFLDALVALGFLNRDGLLETATYSNTPETEVFLDKNKPSYIGGFVEMANDRLYPFWADLDEALLTGKPQNEIKHTGRSMFEELYAKPERLKQFINAMSGISTGNFMALAQKFDFSRYSSLCDIGGAAGVLSVEVARQHPNIACTTTDLPSVESIARDYIAAQGMSEQVKTANIDFFKDEFPKADVITMGMILHDWDLPNKMMLIQKAYDALPEGGALIVVEALIDDDRRKNAFGLLMSLNMLIEFGVAFDFTGADFERWTKEVGFRSVDVIPLAGPSSAAIAYK